In a single window of the Oscarella lobularis chromosome 2, ooOscLobu1.1, whole genome shotgun sequence genome:
- the LOC136184137 gene encoding uncharacterized protein yields the protein MMLPAALVFLFAAPISAMNPVEKTTSTPPKESNSESLDLKGFTTEPGWLNLNMSRVPSIPYPGQTVSVVVYALSSYYHSLMSPQFVCRFTSKTTSSQTFVSDYARLRPIAKGDPCFVIDCPLKSVASWKIKERTAVVSVLYRSKLELKYIGKEGDDMVTFTDLWTSFIYDTLEATILIRGESLNPDHEHSAKFALKNGQTFTVLARPASLNEITFDLSKHVEDLKEEIPARITLFTTQGLVPYDGDKGGDTVVLESPVKHVACKTHRVVDQLWRKVSNEVQSPQHCDNRDIGVHRNGWNRIAPSIGGRLPQSCPPIQRCGTYATGWLRDAPPTKKGVEVSNVVCWHRGSNCCYSPRSVKVLNCGPFLVYYLPSVPACNHAYCGDA from the coding sequence ATGATGCTGCCAGCCGCGCTCGTCTTCTTATTCGCTGCTCCGATATCAGCCATGAACCCGGTAGAGAAAACAacatcgacgccgccgaaggaGAGCAACTCCGAGTCACTGGATTTAAAAGGCTTCACTACCGAGCCGGGCTGGCTCAACTTGAACATGTCGCGAGTGCCGTCAATACCGTATCCCGGTCAAACAGTCTCCGTTGTCGTGTACGCTCTCAGTAGCTATTATCATTCCCTGATGAGTCCCCAGTTTGTGTGTCGCTTCACGAGCAAGACGACTTCATCGCAGACGTTCGTCTCCGATTACGCTCGACTCCGACCGATTGCGAAGGGGGACCCGTGTTTCGTCATTGACTGTCCGTTGAAGAGCGTCGCTTCGTGGAAGATCAAAGAACGAACGgccgtcgtttccgttcTGTATCGATCAAAACTCGAACTGAAATACATTGGAAAAGAGGGCGACGACATGGTGACATTTACGGACTTATGGACGAGTTTTATATATGATACACTCGAGGCAACCATACTCATTCGCGGAGAAAGTCTCAATCCCGATCACGAGCATTCGGCTAAATTTGCGCTCAAAAATGGCCAAACATTCACCGTTCTAGCAAGGCCAGCATCACTCAATGAAATAACCTTTGACTTGAGCAAACACGTCGAAGatctgaaagaagagattcCTGCTCGGATAACGCTTTTCACGACGCAAGGACTAGTGCCTTACGACGGCGATAAAGGGGGCGACACGGTCGTTCTTGAGTCACCTGTCAAACACGTGGCATGCAAAACCCATCGTGTGGTTGACCAGCTATGGAGAAAGGTATCGAATGAAGTCCAGTCTCCTCAACACTGCGACAACCGTGACATAGGAGTTCACCGTAATGGGTGGAATCGCATCGCTCCGTCCATCGGCGGTCGACTTCCTCAATCGTGTCCACCAATACAGCGTTGTGGTACCTATGCAACCGGATGGCTGCGCGATGCTCCTCCTACCAAGAAAGGAGTTGAAGTGTCGAACGTAGTTTGCTGGCACAGGGGCAGCAACTGTTGCTATAGTCCAAGATCGGTGAAAGTCCTCAATTGCGGCCCGTTCTTAGTCTATTATCTGCCAAGCGTTCCGGCCTGCAATCACGCCTATTGTGGCGATGCCTAA
- the LOC136200196 gene encoding uncharacterized protein, whose protein sequence is MLLNLVVIVVVAGVGYAAQTPPDVQPSIYADDSGKVHLAAPNGICFDTAAGSNKSGGASMIQGLKGEKGETGLKGERGGDGSKGDAGAPGRDGRDGQNGRDGLPGANSSCVCSCPSLSGGGSSSQSKVYEYELYKAPGPNWSNINLRSVSAYKGGRISIVTFGLDKYYHELLSSQFVCVYENKNGDKFFSPYAWLGYPKPQSRYLSIQCDVPTVSAVALNDRAFTVSVYFRNDSQSVLFYSGKLGDDQLVFEENWKSYEFFTVNSTVVISAYGLNPAFDVKATFTWSNGTTLAVTTQPTASNQIVVNLQKYTTTFRGQHTVTMSLTTSSGTIAFAGSTGGDSIVLIGDALKPHSACSQYNLLDQQWRKTSNIVSSTYCDGPSGSSRSGFKVGWNRFDAAIGGSMPHACVERQYVCGAFRGGWFDGAVPTVVGVEIDAKVCFYSRYGGCCATQVDVKIVNCGAFNIYYLPQVPFCNLAYCSKV, encoded by the exons ATGCTCCTcaatctcgtcgtcatcgtcgtcgttgctggCGTCGGATACGCTGCCCAGACACCGCCAGACGTTCAACCGTCAATCTACGCCGATGATAGCGGAAAAGTGCACCTTGCCGCACCCAACGGAATTTGCTTCGACACGGCCGCGGGATCGAACaagagcggcggcgcgtCGATGATACAAGGTCTCAAgggcgaaaaaggcgaaacaGGACTAAAAGGAGAGCGAGGAGGCGATGGAAGCAAAGGCGACGCGGGAGCTCCCG GACGCGATGGTCGTGACGGCCAAAACGGCCGCGACGGGCTTCCCGGTGCAAATAGCTCGTGCGTGTGCTCTTGTCCCAGTTTATCCGGTGGCGGATCCTCGTCGCAGAGCAAAGTGTACGAATACGAACTATACAAGGCGCCGGGGCCGAACTGGTCCAACATCAACTTACGATCGGTTTCCGCTTACAAGGGCGGACGAATTAGCATCGTGACGTTCGGCCTGGACAAGTATTACCACGAGCTCCTGTCGTCTCAATTCGTCTGCGTTTACGAGAACAAGAACGGCGATAAGTTCTTTTCGCCGTACGCGTGGCTCGGCTACCCTAAACCCCAATCGCGTTACCTCAGTATTCAATGCGACGTGCCGACCGTGAGTGCCGTGGCGTTGAACGATCGGGCATTCACAGTGTCCGTCTACTTTCGCAACGACTCCCAATCGGTTCTGTTCTACAGTGGCAAGCTGGGCGACGATCAGCTCGTTTTTGAAGAGAACTGGAAGTCGTACGAATTTTTCACGGTCAATTCGACGGTCGTGATTTCAGCCTACGGTCTCAATCCGGCATTCGACGTCAAGGCGACGTTCACGTGGTCGAACGGCACGACGCTGGCCGTTACTACGCAACCGACGGCATCAAATcagatcgtcgtcaatttgcAAAAGTATACGACTACGTTCCGAGGACAGCACACCGTTACAATGAGTCTGACGACTTCGAGCGGAACGATAGCGTTCGCTGGCTCGACTGGGGGTGACTCTATCGTCTTGATAGGCGACGCGCTTAAGCCCCATTCGGCGTGTAGTCAATATAATCTTCTCGATCAGCAATGGAGAAAAACGTCCAATATAGTCTCTAGCACCTATTGTGATGGACCGAGCGGCAGTTCAAGATCGGGCTTCAAAGTTGGATGGAATCGTTTTGATGCGGCAATTGGCGGTTCTATGCCTCATGCGTGCGTCGAAAGACAGTACGTTTGTGGCGCCTTTCGCGGAGGTTGGTTTGATGGAGCCGTGCCGACAGTGGTGGGGGTCGAGATTGATGCCAAAGTGTGTTTCTACAGCCGATACGGTGGATGCTGTGCTACTCAAGTCGACGTGAAAATCGTCAACTGTGGAGCTTTCAACATCTACTATTTGCCGCAGGTTCCCTTTTGTAATTTGGCATATTGTAGCAAGGTCTAA
- the LOC136200197 gene encoding uncharacterized protein, protein MLLHLVVVVVAGVGYAAQTPPDVQPAIYADNSGKVHLAAPNGICFDTGSNKSGGASMIQGLKGDKGETGKQGLKGDRGGDGSKGDAGRDGRDGQNGRDGLPGSKSTCVCSCPSSGGGGSSSQAYEYALYKAPGPNWSNINLRSVPAYESGRISIVVFGLDKYYHELMSPQFVCVYENKNGDKLFSPYAWLGYAKPQSKQLTIQCDVPTVSALPLNDRTFTVAVYFRNDSESVLFYSGKLGDDQLVFEENWKSYEFFTPNSTVVISAYGLNPLFEVTATFTWPNSTTLAVSTLPTASNQIVVNLQKYSNMFRGQNTVTMSLTTSSGTIPFAGSTGGDSVVLIGDALKPHSACSQYNLLDQQWRKASNTGFGSYCDGSGGSSKSGFKVGWNRFDDAIGGSMPTACIKNSHACGSSDGGWFNGVVPTVVGVEIDAEVCFYNQFGGCCAHHVKAKIVNCGAFHVYYLPFVPACDLAYCSKD, encoded by the exons ATGCTCCTccatctcgtcgtcgtcgttgttgctGGCGTCGGATACGCTGCCCAGACACCGCCAGACGTTCAACCGGCAATCTACGCCGATAATAGCGGAAAAGTGCACCTCGCCGCACCGAACGGAATCTGCTTCGACACGGGATCGAACAAGAGTGGCGGCGCGTCGATGATACAGGGTCTCAAGGGCGACAAAGGCGAAACAGGCAAGCAAGGACTAAAAGGAGACAGAGGAGGCGATGGAAGCAAAGGCGACGCAG GACGCGATGGTCGTGACGGCCAAAACGGCCGCGATGGGCTTCCCGGTTCAAAGAGCACGTGCGTATGCTCCTGTCCCTCCTCCGGTGGCGGCGGATCTTCGTCGCAGGCGTACGAATACGCACTTTACAAGGCGCCGGGGCCAAACTGGTCAAACATCAACTTACGATCGGTTCCCGCTTACGAGAGCGGACGAATCAGCATCGTTGTGTTCGGTCTGGACAAGTATTACCACGAGCTCATGTCGCCTCAATTCGTCTGCGTTTACGAGAACAAGAACGGCGATAAGTTGTTTTCACCGTACGCGTGGCTCGGCTACGCGAAACCCCAATCAAAGCAGCTAACTATTCAATGCGACGTGCCGACCGTGAGTGCCCTGCCGTTGAACGATCGGACATTCACAGTGGCCGTCTACTTTCGCAACGACTCCGAATCGGTTCTATTTTACAGCGGCAAGCTAGGCGACGATCAGCTCGTTTTTGAAGAGAACTGGAAATCGTACGAATTTTTCACGCCCAATTCAACGGTTGTGATTTCAGCCTACGGTCTCAATCCGTTATTCGAGGTCACGGCGACGTTCACGTGGCCGAACAGCACGACGCTGGCCGTCAGCACGCTACCAACGGCATCAAATcagatcgtcgtcaatttgcAAAAGTATTCGAATATGTTCCGAGGACAAAACACCGTTACAATGAGTCTGACGACTTCGAGCGGAACGATACCGTTCGCTGGTTCAACTGGGGGTGATTCTGTCGTCTTGATAGGCGACGCGCTTAAGCCCCATTCGGCGTGTAGTCAATATAATCTTCTCGATCAGCAATGGAGAAAAGCGTCCAATACAGGCTTTGGCAGTTATTGTGATGGATCGGGCGGCAGTTCAAAATCGGGCTTCAAAGTTGGATGGAATCGTTTTGATGATGCAATTGGCGGCTCTATGCCAACTGCGTGCATCAAAAATTCGCACGCTTGCGGCAGCTCTGACGGAGGTTGGTTCAATGGAGTCGTGCCAACAGTGGTGGGGGTCGAGATTGATGCCGAAGTGTGTTTCTACAACCAATTCGGTGGATGCTGTGCTCATCACGTTAAAGCCAAAATCGTCAACTGCGGAGCTTTCCACGTCTACTATTTGCCGTTCGTCCCCGCTTGTGATTTGGCATATTGTAGTAAAGATTAG